A genomic stretch from Halalkalibacillus sediminis includes:
- a CDS encoding lytic transglycosylase domain-containing protein encodes MNYKVISFIFLSLLLISGGVILNNSYYEEQLTQLEDEKEQINKTNDSLVDQNEYLRSKETVTQEGLTMEEWQELERNADQMVTNSDGNFKKSWALFLNKKAKEYEVDPFIVYELLRVETGNTFDPELTGPETKYGHAYGMSQFMENTAPWIAEMAGLPYEKELLFDPEYSIELSIVYLDFLHHKYDNWDEALTAYHRGMGGLEKYKANKGHAASWYAVEIQEEAEKRRQVAFAN; translated from the coding sequence ATGAATTATAAGGTTATTTCCTTTATTTTTCTATCGCTCTTGTTGATATCTGGTGGAGTTATTTTAAATAATTCCTATTATGAAGAGCAATTGACTCAGCTTGAAGATGAAAAGGAACAGATTAATAAAACTAACGATTCACTAGTGGATCAGAATGAATATTTACGGTCTAAAGAGACTGTAACTCAAGAAGGATTAACGATGGAAGAGTGGCAGGAGCTTGAACGTAATGCAGATCAAATGGTCACGAACAGCGATGGGAATTTCAAAAAATCATGGGCCTTGTTTTTAAATAAGAAAGCAAAAGAATACGAAGTTGATCCATTCATCGTATATGAATTGTTAAGAGTAGAAACCGGTAATACATTTGATCCAGAACTTACCGGTCCTGAAACTAAATATGGACACGCTTACGGCATGTCTCAATTCATGGAAAACACAGCTCCGTGGATTGCAGAAATGGCTGGTTTACCATATGAAAAAGAATTGCTTTTCGATCCAGAATATTCAATTGAGCTATCTATAGTTTATTTAGATTTTCTCCATCATAAATACGATAACTGGGATGAAGCGCTGACTGCTTATCACAGAGGTATGGGTGGATTAGAAAAATATAAAGCGAACAAAGGGCATGCAGCAAGCTGGTATGCAGTAGAAATACAGGAAGAAGCAGAAAAACGCAGACAAGTTGCATTTGCGAATTAA
- a CDS encoding DUF2624 family protein, which yields MIKQMIITRLYQSTPQEIVEHGRNYGISVTDQEADKILTFIRTQKIDPFSEKDRQRTFQYISSSIDENVARKAEQLLYSLAKQFGMEHLL from the coding sequence ATGATTAAACAAATGATCATTACCCGCCTATATCAAAGTACACCTCAAGAAATTGTGGAGCATGGTAGGAACTATGGTATATCGGTCACAGATCAAGAAGCAGATAAAATCCTTACATTCATTCGGACACAAAAAATCGATCCTTTTTCTGAAAAGGATCGACAGCGTACATTTCAATATATTTCTTCAAGTATTGATGAGAATGTTGCAAGAAAAGCGGAACAATTGCTATATTCATTAGCAAAACAATTCGGTATGGAGCACTTGCTCTAA
- a CDS encoding deoxyribonuclease IV, with amino-acid sequence MRLGSHVSMSGKKMLLKSSEEATSYGANTFMIYTGAPQNTRRKAIEDLNIEEGRKHMAEHGIDDIVVHAPYIINIGNTQKPETFELGVNFLRSEIERTEAIGAKQIVLHPGAHVGAGADEGIAKIIEGLNEVLTEKKDVQIALETMAGKGSECGRSFDEIAKIIDGVTHNERLSVCFDTCHTHDAGYDIVNDFDGVINQFDQTIGLDRMKVLHINDSKNERGAAKDRHENIGFGHIGYDALRYVVHHPQLMHLPKILETPYVGEDKKNKKPPYQFEIEMLKGDSFDESLKEKILNQD; translated from the coding sequence ATGAGATTAGGATCACATGTATCGATGAGTGGGAAGAAAATGCTATTGAAATCTAGTGAAGAGGCTACATCATACGGCGCAAATACGTTTATGATCTACACTGGTGCACCTCAAAACACGAGAAGAAAAGCAATCGAAGACCTTAATATTGAAGAGGGAAGAAAACACATGGCTGAGCACGGTATCGATGATATTGTCGTGCATGCACCATACATCATTAATATCGGTAATACTCAAAAACCAGAAACATTTGAACTCGGAGTTAATTTCCTTCGGTCTGAAATCGAACGAACAGAAGCAATCGGGGCTAAGCAAATTGTGCTTCACCCAGGGGCTCATGTGGGAGCCGGTGCTGATGAAGGCATAGCGAAAATCATCGAAGGATTAAATGAAGTGCTGACCGAGAAGAAAGATGTCCAGATTGCACTTGAAACGATGGCCGGCAAAGGCTCTGAATGCGGACGTAGCTTTGATGAAATAGCTAAAATTATTGATGGAGTAACCCATAATGAACGACTATCCGTATGTTTTGATACTTGTCATACACATGATGCAGGTTATGATATCGTTAACGATTTTGATGGAGTTATTAATCAATTCGATCAAACGATCGGACTTGATCGAATGAAGGTTCTTCACATTAATGACAGTAAAAATGAGCGAGGAGCAGCGAAAGATCGCCACGAAAATATTGGTTTTGGTCATATCGGTTATGATGCATTGCGCTATGTGGTGCACCACCCCCAGCTCATGCATTTACCTAAAATCTTAGAGACACCATACGTTGGTGAAGATAAGAAAAATAAGAAACCGCCTTATCAATTTGAAATAGAAATGCTTAAAGGTGATTCATTCGACGAATCATTGAAAGAAAAAATCTTGAACCAAGATTAG
- a CDS encoding DEAD/DEAH box helicase, with translation MKRYFQSFNLSNNMLDIISELKFEHPTEIQHQVIPKTLKKQNIIGQSQTGTGKTHSYLIPLMDQIRREEQSVQKLIIAPTRELAMQIYEQVKNMIQFDEDPNPWKAKLVIGGTDKKRLMQQFKQQPHIVVGTPGRILDFIEEGAIDASSVESVVIDEADLLIDLGLMEEVDKTLYRMKEDVQTLVFSATIPKKLEPLLKKYMVNSQYIQIEEDVLSPEQLEHRLVPLRHRNPADLIVETSKLINPYIALVFVNKKERADELADQLLSKGLEVGVIHGGLQQRERKRMLQEVKTLRFQYIVATDLAARGIDIPGISHVFNAELPKDMDTYIHRVGRTARAGLEGTAVSFYTEYDLPLIEKLEEKGLSFLNYDIKKGEWVEVQEWNQRKKRQQKDNNLEKEAWKKVKKRKKVKPGYKKKMKYEKDKVKKQLKREQFRKGKKRGE, from the coding sequence ATGAAACGTTATTTCCAGTCATTTAATTTGAGCAACAATATGTTGGATATCATTAGTGAATTGAAATTCGAACACCCGACAGAAATTCAACATCAAGTGATTCCAAAAACACTTAAAAAGCAAAATATCATTGGACAATCTCAAACAGGAACTGGTAAAACCCATTCCTATTTGATTCCTTTAATGGATCAGATTAGACGTGAAGAGCAATCCGTCCAAAAGCTGATCATTGCACCAACTCGTGAACTTGCTATGCAAATTTATGAACAAGTCAAAAATATGATTCAATTCGATGAAGATCCAAACCCTTGGAAAGCGAAGCTAGTCATAGGTGGGACGGATAAGAAGCGGTTGATGCAGCAATTTAAACAGCAACCACATATCGTGGTTGGTACACCAGGAAGAATCTTAGACTTCATCGAGGAAGGCGCAATCGACGCTAGTAGTGTAGAAAGTGTCGTTATTGATGAAGCGGATTTATTGATTGATCTAGGGCTGATGGAAGAAGTAGATAAGACACTTTACCGTATGAAAGAAGATGTACAAACACTTGTATTCTCAGCGACCATACCCAAGAAACTAGAACCTCTATTGAAAAAATATATGGTTAATTCCCAATATATACAAATAGAAGAAGATGTGTTGAGTCCTGAGCAGCTTGAACATCGTTTGGTGCCTCTAAGACATCGAAATCCTGCTGATCTTATTGTTGAAACCTCGAAGTTGATCAACCCTTATATCGCTCTTGTTTTTGTAAACAAAAAAGAACGAGCAGATGAGTTGGCTGATCAATTATTAAGTAAAGGTCTTGAAGTAGGGGTCATACACGGGGGTTTACAACAACGAGAACGAAAGAGAATGCTTCAAGAAGTGAAAACTTTGAGATTCCAGTATATCGTTGCAACCGACCTAGCAGCAAGAGGTATCGATATACCAGGGATCAGTCACGTATTCAATGCCGAGTTACCAAAAGATATGGATACTTATATTCACCGGGTGGGAAGAACAGCCCGGGCTGGTTTAGAGGGTACAGCAGTGAGTTTCTATACTGAATACGATTTGCCGTTAATTGAGAAACTCGAAGAGAAAGGCCTATCATTCTTGAATTATGATATTAAAAAAGGTGAATGGGTAGAAGTACAAGAATGGAACCAACGTAAAAAGAGACAACAAAAAGATAATAATTTAGAAAAAGAAGCTTGGAAAAAGGTTAAGAAACGTAAAAAAGTCAAACCTGGTTATAAAAAGAAAATGAAGTATGAAAAGGATAAAGTGAAGAAGCAGTTGAAACGCGAACAATTCAGAAAGGGTAAAAAGAGAGGGGAATAA
- a CDS encoding 4-hydroxy-3-methylbut-2-enyl diphosphate reductase codes for MDVIKIAPRGYCYGVVDAMVIASNAAKDPNLPRPIYILGMIVHNSHVTKAFEDEGIYTLDGKDKTRVELLEEVNEGTVIFTAHGVSPELQQLAEDKGLTVLDATCPDVTRTHDLIREKVGEGYEVVYIGKKGHPEPEGAVGVAPDHVHLIQTEEEVQDLNLPKDAKIIVTNQTTMSQWDVYDVMLEVQNRYPQTDMIQEICMATQVRQEAVAEQAKDAQLTLVVGDPKSNNSNRLAQVSREKAGTEAYRIANISEIKLEWLQGVDTVAVTAGASTPTPITKEVIKFIEQYDPEDESTWNRESLVTNKKILPKVKPKKKAQ; via the coding sequence ATGGATGTTATTAAAATCGCACCACGCGGATATTGTTATGGTGTCGTCGATGCAATGGTCATTGCGAGTAATGCAGCGAAGGATCCGAACTTACCTAGACCGATATATATTTTAGGTATGATCGTTCATAATAGTCATGTAACCAAAGCTTTCGAAGATGAAGGTATATATACTTTAGATGGTAAAGATAAAACAAGAGTTGAACTTTTAGAAGAAGTTAATGAAGGTACCGTTATTTTTACTGCACATGGGGTTTCACCAGAACTTCAACAACTTGCTGAAGATAAAGGACTGACTGTTCTTGATGCAACTTGTCCTGACGTTACACGAACACATGATTTAATTCGTGAAAAAGTTGGAGAAGGATATGAAGTCGTTTATATTGGTAAAAAAGGGCATCCCGAGCCTGAAGGGGCAGTAGGTGTTGCACCTGATCATGTGCATTTGATTCAAACGGAAGAAGAAGTTCAGGACTTGAATTTACCTAAGGATGCTAAAATCATCGTAACGAACCAAACAACAATGAGTCAGTGGGATGTTTACGATGTGATGCTTGAGGTACAAAATCGATATCCACAGACGGATATGATCCAAGAAATTTGTATGGCGACTCAAGTTAGACAAGAAGCTGTAGCTGAGCAGGCTAAAGATGCTCAATTAACCCTTGTCGTTGGAGATCCTAAAAGTAATAACTCCAATCGTTTGGCTCAAGTTTCTAGAGAAAAAGCTGGTACAGAAGCATATCGTATAGCTAATATATCTGAAATCAAATTAGAATGGTTGCAAGGTGTTGATACTGTGGCAGTTACAGCTGGAGCGTCAACTCCTACACCAATCACGAAAGAAGTTATCAAGTTTATCGAGCAATACGATCCAGAAGATGAATCTACTTGGAACCGTGAAAGTCTTGTAACGAACAAGAAAATTTTGCCTAAAGTAAAACCTAAGAAAAAAGCACAATAG
- the guaA gene encoding glutamine-hydrolyzing GMP synthase translates to MEEIQEKIIVLDYGSQYNQLITRRIREFGVYSELLSHKTTAEELKELKPNGIILSGGPNSVNDNNGFTIDPEILEMNIPVLGICYGMQLITHHFGGKVGAATAREYGKAPIKINGDSILFNKLPDEQDVWMSHGDQVVETPEGFQVDAVNPSCPIAAISHPEKHFYGVQFHPEVRHTIHGNDILKNFVFDICHCNDTWTMENFIELEINKIREEVKDRKVLCALSGGVDSSVVAVLLHEAIGDQLTCIFVDHGLLRKNEADEVMKMFRDGFNINVIKVEAQDRFLNKLSGISDPEQKRKIIGNEFIYVFDDEASKLKEIDYLAQGTLYTDIIESGTETAQTIKSHHNVGGLPEDMQFKLIEPLNTLFKDEVRALGEELGIPEHIVWRQPFPGPGLGIRVLGEVTKEKLEIVRDSDAILRDEIKEAGLDRDIWQYFTVLPDIQSVGVMGDQRTYDHTIGIRAVTSIDGMTSDWARIPWDVLGKISTRIVNEVPSINRVVYDVTSKPPATIEWE, encoded by the coding sequence TTGGAAGAAATCCAAGAAAAAATCATTGTGTTAGACTACGGAAGTCAGTACAACCAATTGATTACGAGAAGAATCCGTGAGTTTGGAGTATATAGTGAATTACTCTCTCATAAAACAACTGCAGAAGAATTAAAGGAACTGAAGCCAAATGGGATTATTTTATCAGGTGGGCCAAATAGTGTGAATGATAACAATGGCTTTACGATTGATCCTGAAATCCTGGAGATGAATATACCAGTGTTAGGTATATGTTATGGAATGCAACTGATCACCCATCATTTTGGGGGAAAAGTGGGGGCGGCAACTGCTCGTGAATACGGGAAAGCTCCGATTAAAATTAATGGAGATTCTATACTTTTCAATAAGTTACCAGATGAACAGGATGTATGGATGAGTCATGGAGATCAAGTGGTTGAGACTCCAGAAGGTTTCCAAGTAGATGCAGTTAACCCGAGCTGTCCGATCGCAGCGATCAGTCACCCTGAGAAACATTTTTACGGTGTACAATTTCACCCAGAAGTCCGTCACACGATACATGGTAATGATATTTTGAAAAACTTCGTGTTTGATATCTGCCACTGTAATGATACTTGGACGATGGAAAACTTTATCGAGCTCGAAATCAATAAAATCCGTGAAGAAGTAAAGGATCGTAAAGTTCTCTGTGCATTGAGTGGAGGGGTCGATTCATCAGTGGTAGCTGTATTATTACATGAAGCTATTGGTGACCAGTTGACTTGCATATTCGTAGACCATGGATTGTTAAGAAAAAATGAAGCAGATGAAGTAATGAAGATGTTCCGAGATGGGTTCAATATAAACGTCATTAAAGTAGAAGCTCAGGACAGGTTTCTGAATAAATTAAGTGGGATAAGTGATCCCGAACAAAAAAGAAAAATTATTGGAAATGAGTTCATCTACGTTTTCGATGATGAAGCTTCAAAATTAAAAGAAATTGATTACTTAGCTCAAGGGACTTTGTATACAGATATTATTGAAAGCGGAACGGAAACTGCTCAAACGATTAAATCTCACCATAATGTCGGTGGTCTACCAGAAGATATGCAATTCAAATTGATCGAACCATTGAATACTTTGTTTAAAGATGAGGTTAGAGCCTTAGGAGAGGAATTGGGTATTCCAGAGCATATTGTATGGAGACAACCATTCCCTGGCCCTGGATTAGGAATTCGTGTATTAGGAGAGGTAACTAAGGAAAAGTTAGAGATCGTAAGGGACTCTGATGCTATCCTTAGAGATGAGATCAAAGAAGCTGGTCTAGATCGCGATATATGGCAATATTTCACCGTCCTTCCTGATATTCAAAGTGTAGGGGTAATGGGAGATCAACGAACTTACGATCACACCATTGGAATACGTGCAGTTACATCTATTGATGGAATGACTTCAGATTGGGCAAGGATTCCGTGGGATGTTCTTGGGAAAATCTCAACTCGAATAGTTAATGAAGTTCCAAGCATTAACAGAGTAGTGTACGATGTTACAAGTAAGCCACCAGCAACAATCGAGTGGGAATAG